In Microvenator marinus, one genomic interval encodes:
- the trmD gene encoding tRNA (guanosine(37)-N1)-methyltransferase TrmD, whose protein sequence is MSFSVEVLTLFPEFFDSPLQQSLLRRAIEAGLFDFKATNIRDFSTDKHRTVDDVPYGGGAGMVMKPEPLVGALEDARARLGEIPRVLLTPQGTPLSQELAWSLSEGPGMILLCGHYEGIDERVREGWIDLEVSIGDYVLTGGEPAALVLLDSVVRLIPGVVGNRESLMDESFSCGGLEYPHYTRPRDFRGLGVPEVLLSGHHQKIEEFRREQSLKRTLERRPDLLKRDDE, encoded by the coding sequence ATGAGTTTCAGCGTCGAAGTCCTTACACTTTTCCCCGAATTCTTTGATTCTCCGCTCCAGCAAAGTCTCTTAAGACGCGCAATTGAAGCCGGTCTCTTTGACTTCAAAGCCACAAATATCCGGGATTTCTCCACCGACAAACACCGTACCGTTGACGACGTGCCTTATGGAGGCGGCGCCGGTATGGTGATGAAGCCGGAGCCCTTGGTTGGGGCGCTTGAGGACGCTCGAGCAAGGCTCGGAGAGATTCCGCGAGTTCTACTCACACCTCAGGGAACGCCGCTTTCCCAAGAGCTCGCCTGGTCACTTTCAGAAGGCCCAGGAATGATTCTGCTCTGCGGACACTATGAGGGAATCGATGAGCGTGTTCGCGAGGGTTGGATCGACCTCGAAGTGTCCATTGGCGACTACGTGCTAACTGGTGGAGAGCCAGCCGCGTTGGTCCTACTTGATAGTGTGGTTCGTCTGATTCCAGGAGTGGTGGGCAATCGCGAATCCTTGATGGATGAAAGCTTCTCGTGTGGTGGACTTGAGTATCCACACTACACCAGGCCGCGCGATTTCCGAGGACTCGGTGTGCCAGAGGTGCTTCTGAGTGGCCACCACCAAAAGATCGAAGAGTTCCGGCGCGAGCAAAGTTTGAAACGCACTCTCGAGCGGCGTCCGGATTTGCTCAAGCGTGACGACGAATAA
- the rimM gene encoding ribosome maturation factor RimM (Essential for efficient processing of 16S rRNA) produces the protein MNGLIPFGKFGKTHGTQGEVRFWPYNAETEALKKGLVLVLDEIPRDPKGEPLLAQELKVESVRGSDRHFILRLKYVASREDAALLTNLTCSISREVLPKTDPDEWYQSDLIGLPVFTDEAHGREEIGRVAGFIDTPGPFEVMAVEGPRLNGRVLVLWRDEIVKDVNLQTGIVLAEFASWAPEGEELK, from the coding sequence GTGAACGGGCTCATTCCTTTCGGAAAATTTGGGAAAACCCACGGAACTCAGGGTGAGGTCCGGTTTTGGCCCTATAACGCTGAAACCGAAGCTCTGAAGAAGGGCTTAGTTCTCGTCTTGGACGAGATCCCTAGAGACCCGAAGGGCGAGCCTCTGCTTGCGCAAGAGCTCAAGGTGGAGTCCGTGCGCGGCAGTGATCGCCACTTCATCTTGAGGCTCAAATACGTCGCAAGCCGCGAAGACGCTGCACTTCTGACCAATTTGACCTGCTCCATCTCCCGTGAGGTCCTACCCAAAACGGACCCGGACGAGTGGTACCAGAGCGATCTTATCGGTCTGCCAGTCTTTACCGATGAGGCTCATGGCCGAGAGGAGATTGGGCGTGTAGCCGGGTTTATCGATACTCCTGGGCCATTCGAAGTCATGGCTGTTGAGGGTCCACGACTCAATGGTCGTGTGCTCGTCCTCTGGCGCGACGAAATCGTCAAGGACGTGAATTTGCAGACTGGAATCGTGCTTGCGGAATTTGCCTCATGGGCGCCCGAAGGCGAAGAACTGAAATGA
- a CDS encoding KH domain-containing protein — MSDAVTQAYENLAHTLVKPLLGDAKYEVKTRIKDGKLDILVDAEPSARGRLIGRGGKIARSLRTIVQAAAIETELQVSFDIVD, encoded by the coding sequence ATGAGCGACGCCGTTACACAAGCGTACGAAAACCTCGCACACACACTCGTCAAGCCCCTGCTTGGTGACGCAAAGTACGAGGTCAAGACACGAATCAAAGACGGCAAGCTCGATATTCTCGTAGACGCAGAGCCTTCGGCTCGTGGACGTCTCATCGGGCGCGGCGGAAAGATCGCACGATCACTTCGAACCATCGTGCAAGCTGCTGCGATCGAAACCGAACTTCAGGTGTCTTTCGACATCGTCGATTAA
- the rpsP gene encoding 30S ribosomal protein S16: MAVRLRLQRGGAKKRPFYRVVVADKRSPRDGRYIEMLGTYDPNHNPPIIRLNTERVDYWIGTGASPSETVNALIKKVANGEGVDLAKADAEKAALEARKAEKAAKLEELRLATLKAHEEAAQASAKAAEEAAKAAEAEAAAAAAAAAAPAEEAPAEAAEGEAAEAAETTDAPAEEAE, translated from the coding sequence ATGGCGGTTCGACTTCGACTTCAGCGTGGCGGCGCAAAAAAGCGTCCATTTTACCGAGTAGTAGTAGCAGACAAGCGTTCACCACGTGATGGACGCTATATCGAAATGCTCGGAACCTACGATCCTAACCACAATCCTCCGATCATTCGTCTCAACACCGAGCGCGTTGATTACTGGATTGGCACAGGTGCTTCTCCGAGCGAGACCGTGAACGCGCTGATCAAGAAGGTAGCGAACGGCGAAGGTGTTGACCTCGCTAAAGCTGATGCCGAGAAGGCAGCTCTTGAGGCACGTAAAGCAGAGAAGGCAGCCAAGCTTGAGGAATTGCGACTGGCAACTCTCAAGGCACACGAAGAAGCCGCTCAAGCTAGCGCGAAAGCAGCTGAAGAAGCTGCAAAAGCAGCTGAAGCAGAGGCAGCCGCTGCAGCAGCAGCTGCAGCCGCTCCTGCTGAAGAAGCTCCTGCCGAAGCCGCTGAAGGCGAGGCCGCAGAAGCAGCCGAGACCACTGACGCACCTGCAGAAGAGGCAGAATAA
- the grxD gene encoding Grx4 family monothiol glutaredoxin — MSEIRKEVSENPVVLYMKGTPDQPMCGFSARASAILGSYGVPVYAVNILADPEKRQAIKEFSDWPTIPQVYVNGEFVGGSDILTQMYETGDLEELLKTVFAN, encoded by the coding sequence ATGAGCGAGATTCGCAAAGAGGTGAGCGAGAATCCGGTTGTCCTCTATATGAAGGGTACACCCGATCAGCCCATGTGCGGCTTTAGTGCGCGCGCATCGGCGATTCTCGGCTCCTACGGGGTACCAGTGTACGCCGTGAACATCCTGGCCGATCCTGAAAAGCGGCAGGCCATCAAGGAGTTCTCAGACTGGCCAACCATCCCGCAGGTCTACGTCAACGGCGAGTTCGTGGGTGGCTCGGACATCCTGACTCAGATGTATGAGACGGGTGACCTCGAAGAGCTTTTGAAAACTGTCTTTGCAAACTAA
- a CDS encoding BolA family protein → MMEPDRIEEMIRAALPDATVLVKDLTGTRDHFSVTVVSPEFEGLLPLKQHRKVNSALSEPLASGEIHALQLNTYTPKQWETINH, encoded by the coding sequence ATGATGGAACCAGATCGTATCGAAGAAATGATTAGAGCGGCGCTACCGGACGCGACGGTGCTCGTGAAGGATCTCACGGGCACACGCGACCATTTTTCGGTCACCGTCGTCAGTCCTGAATTTGAAGGGCTTTTGCCACTCAAACAGCACCGCAAGGTCAACTCCGCTCTCTCGGAGCCTTTGGCCAGCGGTGAGATTCACGCGCTCCAACTGAATACCTACACCCCAAAACAGTGGGAAACGATCAACCACTGA
- a CDS encoding RNA-binding domain-containing protein: MNLGAILKAIHEGESDSVEFKRDADLKKIGKAISAFANSDGGILILGVSDDGKVVGIQDNSESLTERITSFLQNGLSAPVQARLGREVLPEGRIHWIEVPRQRGFEPLRYAGNVYVRRARSSVEPGPSELAELYNMFGYIVTEERTVAGVGLDELDLPSFQRYLKRLGLDLEAEPQIAIENDLISRGVLAELGESACATIYGLLAFGKSPQAYSQTQNFFVQCVSYAGKDRAAEVIEVLDAKGQLDEQVRKTLGWLTAQPRREVYRGIERIDIPLLPPKAAREVVVNAVAHRDYAIIGSKILVERFSDRVEFTSPGRLTNGLTPDSVRRGGNPRARNQSITNFLLASGLMEQRGRGWPIIEAALREQGLAAPILEEDREARWVRVTMSTVV, from the coding sequence ATGAATTTGGGAGCCATTCTAAAAGCTATACATGAGGGTGAGTCAGATTCGGTTGAATTCAAGCGAGACGCCGACCTGAAGAAGATTGGTAAGGCTATCTCCGCGTTTGCCAACAGTGATGGAGGTATCTTAATACTAGGCGTCAGCGATGATGGCAAAGTTGTAGGAATTCAAGACAATTCAGAGTCGCTAACAGAGCGAATCACTTCGTTTCTTCAGAATGGCCTAAGCGCACCTGTCCAAGCCAGACTAGGGCGCGAAGTTCTTCCGGAAGGCCGTATTCATTGGATCGAGGTGCCACGTCAGCGTGGGTTTGAGCCACTTCGCTACGCAGGAAACGTTTACGTGCGTCGCGCACGTTCCAGCGTCGAGCCAGGGCCCTCGGAGTTGGCAGAACTCTACAACATGTTTGGCTACATTGTGACCGAAGAACGAACGGTTGCGGGAGTTGGATTGGACGAACTCGACCTGCCCTCCTTTCAGAGATACCTGAAGCGACTTGGTCTAGACCTCGAAGCTGAGCCTCAGATTGCCATTGAAAATGACCTGATCTCCCGAGGTGTACTAGCCGAACTGGGCGAATCCGCATGTGCGACAATCTATGGCCTGCTGGCATTTGGAAAGTCTCCCCAAGCGTATTCTCAAACCCAGAATTTCTTCGTTCAGTGCGTAAGTTATGCGGGTAAGGACCGAGCAGCTGAAGTAATCGAGGTGTTGGACGCGAAAGGCCAGCTTGATGAACAAGTTAGGAAAACCCTCGGCTGGCTCACAGCTCAACCGCGACGCGAGGTGTATCGCGGAATCGAGCGCATCGACATCCCTCTCCTGCCGCCCAAAGCGGCGCGCGAAGTCGTCGTCAATGCAGTCGCACACCGCGACTATGCTATTATCGGCTCAAAGATCCTGGTCGAGCGATTCTCGGACCGAGTTGAGTTCACGAGCCCTGGCCGGCTGACCAACGGGTTGACACCTGATTCTGTGCGACGCGGAGGAAATCCTCGAGCCCGAAACCAATCGATCACAAATTTCCTTCTCGCGTCGGGATTGATGGAGCAACGTGGACGCGGCTGGCCCATCATTGAGGCGGCTCTTCGCGAGCAAGGACTAGCAGCACCGATATTGGAAGAGGATCGCGAGGCCCGGTGGGTTCGAGTCACCATGAGCACAGTCGTCTAA
- a CDS encoding ATP-binding protein: MKVIGRQNELELISQHLKPCEVLVLSGPSGIGKTTTARRFLELQTEPVLDVDCFGMDSTDIAVALTHVLDAGTTQLRPIDLWIRASEVLAHRGIRFLLLDDVRCEHDDFRNLFTRWNGSILVTSILATGNKVIPLTPLNDHAFEVFESAALSEDLSFRVDDLESIKEILAEIQGHPLGLALAGRFAAISSPKNVLNALQRNSLTDHSRPERHRSTWNAAEFTWKQLTVEQKSLVYAMALFERPLRLSAIPVTVDQPNGWLRIYARWSERGLWQEASFRGRYNSSANSQRKFSRPSSVTSQCSSGTTSSLRPFARLR, encoded by the coding sequence ATGAAGGTCATCGGACGCCAAAACGAGCTCGAGCTCATCTCTCAACACCTTAAACCCTGTGAAGTGTTAGTTTTGAGCGGGCCGTCGGGCATTGGGAAGACGACGACCGCACGTCGTTTTCTCGAGTTGCAGACTGAGCCGGTCCTCGACGTCGACTGCTTCGGAATGGATTCAACGGACATCGCGGTAGCCCTGACCCATGTACTCGATGCCGGCACTACTCAACTTCGCCCCATTGACCTCTGGATACGAGCTTCCGAAGTGTTAGCCCATCGGGGGATTCGATTTCTTCTTTTGGACGACGTACGTTGCGAGCATGACGACTTCCGAAACCTCTTCACCCGCTGGAACGGCTCGATCCTCGTGACGTCGATACTTGCGACGGGCAATAAGGTCATTCCCCTCACGCCGCTCAACGATCACGCGTTTGAGGTCTTTGAGAGCGCCGCCCTTAGCGAAGATCTGAGCTTTAGGGTCGATGATCTTGAGTCGATCAAAGAGATATTGGCCGAGATTCAGGGACATCCCTTAGGCCTCGCGCTCGCTGGACGATTTGCGGCGATCTCATCGCCCAAGAATGTGCTCAACGCTCTCCAACGCAACTCGCTCACCGACCACTCGCGACCAGAGCGTCATCGAAGCACCTGGAACGCGGCGGAGTTCACGTGGAAGCAATTGACGGTTGAACAGAAGTCTCTCGTCTACGCGATGGCTCTGTTTGAGCGTCCATTGAGACTCAGCGCTATCCCTGTGACCGTTGACCAACCGAACGGGTGGTTGAGGATCTACGCGCGCTGGTCCGAGCGGGGATTGTGGCAAGAGGCGAGTTTCAGAGGCCGCTACAACTCTTCTGCGAATTCGCAAAGGAAGTTTTCCCGACCGAGTTCCGTGACATCGCAGTGCTCATCCGGGACAACATCGTCGCTGAGGCCTTTCGCGCGGCTCAGATGA
- a CDS encoding 3-hydroxyacyl-CoA dehydrogenase/enoyl-CoA hydratase family protein, which translates to MATKHIRKAAVIGGGVMGRGIAAHLANARIPVLLLDIVPPKPGEGDDVNSPAFRNKFALNAITNIKKEKPSAIYSHLDLDLITPGNVEDHLELLADVDWIVEAVPESLPIKKATFDKIEKHANPEAIIASNTSGLSIKAMLEGRPDSFKKRFLVTHFFNPVRYMKLLEIVEAEDTDPEVTKTVVEFGEKVLGKGIVFGKDTTNFIANRIGVHGMMTIMHTMPKYEMTIEDVDAIFAKPMGRPKSAVFRTADVVGLDTFVHVATNCYDTLTEDDERDIFKVPEYMKTLVERGWTGSKAKQGFMRKGKGGIEVLDLNTLEYRERNKPEYASLAAAKGSPAARIKKVVVDGDDKAAKFAKEITLRSLAYTARLLGEIADDILNVDRGMRWGFNWDLGPFQTWDAIGVKWGAEQMKAEGISYPTWVDEMVAKGNDSFYKWEGNKELYYDYREHTYRPIPQHEMEISLEVLKKTDNTKVFGNDGATLHDMGDGVALLEFHTKMNSIDDDIISMMHRAIDEVENNDWEGLVIGNSSDNFSAGANLLLVLMNARAGNWTDIESMVKQFQDANQRMRFSSKPVVAAPTGLTLGGGAEVALGANAIQAAGELYMGLVEVGVGLIPGGAGTLGLLRNHFGRHATNTNLNPVSIIQDVFMAIGMAKVATSAEEARELGFLNADDVVTINRDHLLYRAKQRVLGMSRAGFVAPRPMKFNLPGRDGAATIDTMLYSMEQNNQVSAHDRLIGAKLGSVLTGGNTTPKIAVSEQYILDLEREVFLSLCGEEKSQARMEYMLMNNKPLRN; encoded by the coding sequence ATGGCAACCAAACACATCCGTAAAGCAGCTGTAATCGGCGGTGGTGTGATGGGTCGCGGCATCGCGGCACATCTCGCAAACGCTCGAATCCCCGTCCTACTTCTGGACATCGTTCCCCCAAAGCCAGGCGAAGGCGATGACGTCAACTCGCCAGCATTCCGCAACAAGTTTGCGCTGAATGCGATCACCAATATCAAGAAGGAAAAGCCTTCCGCGATCTACTCGCATTTGGATCTTGACCTGATCACCCCTGGCAACGTGGAAGACCACCTTGAACTGCTGGCTGATGTAGACTGGATCGTAGAAGCCGTGCCCGAGAGCTTGCCTATCAAGAAGGCAACGTTCGACAAGATCGAGAAGCATGCAAACCCAGAGGCGATCATCGCGTCGAACACCTCGGGTCTTTCCATCAAGGCTATGCTCGAAGGCCGCCCTGATTCATTCAAAAAGCGCTTCCTCGTGACGCACTTCTTCAACCCCGTGCGCTACATGAAGCTTCTCGAAATCGTAGAAGCAGAAGACACCGATCCAGAAGTCACGAAGACCGTGGTGGAGTTCGGTGAAAAAGTGCTCGGCAAAGGGATTGTGTTCGGAAAAGACACCACCAACTTCATTGCCAACAGAATTGGCGTACACGGCATGATGACCATCATGCACACCATGCCCAAGTACGAGATGACCATCGAAGACGTGGACGCGATCTTCGCAAAGCCCATGGGTCGCCCAAAATCAGCCGTGTTCCGCACCGCTGACGTGGTCGGCTTGGACACCTTCGTACACGTCGCCACCAACTGCTACGACACCCTCACCGAGGATGACGAGCGCGATATTTTCAAGGTGCCAGAGTACATGAAGACCCTTGTGGAGCGCGGCTGGACCGGCTCCAAAGCCAAGCAAGGGTTCATGCGCAAGGGCAAGGGCGGCATCGAGGTCCTAGACCTCAACACCCTTGAGTACCGTGAGCGCAACAAGCCTGAGTACGCGAGCCTCGCCGCTGCCAAAGGCAGCCCAGCTGCACGCATCAAGAAGGTTGTGGTGGACGGCGACGACAAAGCCGCAAAGTTCGCAAAAGAGATCACACTTCGCTCGCTCGCTTATACCGCGCGTCTTCTTGGCGAGATCGCCGACGATATCCTCAATGTGGACCGCGGCATGCGCTGGGGCTTCAACTGGGATCTCGGCCCATTCCAAACATGGGACGCGATTGGCGTCAAATGGGGCGCTGAGCAGATGAAGGCCGAAGGCATCTCCTACCCAACATGGGTGGATGAGATGGTGGCCAAGGGCAATGACTCCTTCTACAAATGGGAAGGCAACAAAGAGCTCTATTACGACTACCGAGAGCACACCTACCGCCCAATCCCGCAGCACGAGATGGAGATCAGCCTCGAAGTCCTCAAGAAGACCGACAATACCAAGGTCTTTGGAAACGACGGCGCAACCCTTCACGATATGGGCGATGGCGTAGCCTTGCTCGAGTTCCACACCAAGATGAACTCGATCGACGACGACATCATCTCCATGATGCACCGCGCGATCGACGAGGTAGAGAACAATGATTGGGAAGGCCTCGTGATCGGAAACTCTTCCGATAACTTCTCGGCAGGCGCCAACCTCCTCCTCGTTCTCATGAACGCTCGCGCTGGAAACTGGACTGATATCGAGTCCATGGTCAAGCAGTTCCAAGATGCGAACCAGCGCATGCGCTTCTCCAGCAAGCCTGTGGTAGCAGCCCCAACCGGTCTCACACTAGGTGGCGGAGCTGAAGTCGCATTGGGCGCTAACGCCATTCAAGCAGCCGGCGAACTCTACATGGGACTCGTTGAAGTCGGTGTTGGTTTGATTCCGGGTGGTGCCGGAACACTCGGTCTCTTGAGAAACCACTTCGGACGCCACGCGACCAACACCAACCTGAACCCTGTGAGCATCATCCAAGATGTCTTCATGGCTATCGGTATGGCCAAAGTGGCAACCAGCGCCGAAGAAGCCCGTGAGCTTGGCTTCTTGAACGCAGACGACGTGGTCACCATCAACCGTGACCACCTCCTCTACCGCGCAAAGCAACGTGTGCTTGGCATGTCACGTGCCGGATTTGTGGCGCCTCGGCCGATGAAGTTCAATCTTCCTGGTCGCGATGGTGCGGCAACGATCGACACCATGCTCTACAGCATGGAGCAGAACAATCAGGTGTCAGCTCACGACCGCCTTATTGGCGCGAAGCTCGGTTCGGTTCTTACGGGTGGAAATACCACGCCTAAGATCGCTGTGAGCGAGCAATATATTTTGGACCTTGAGCGCGAGGTCTTCCTCTCACTTTGTGGTGAAGAGAAGTCGCAAGCACGTATGGAATACATGCTCATGAATAACAAACCGCTCAGGAACTAA
- a CDS encoding thiolase family protein — MQTKEAVIVSYARTPFTRAHKGFLKDTRPDHMAAHVIKAALERAPGVPLDAIEDVAIGCAMPEGEQGMNVARVAAILAGLPDVVPALTVNRFCSSGVQTVSMIAERIMLGQIDIGIAGGTESMSMVPMSGNKFSSSPLVMEEYPEVYTPMGTTAENVATKFSIDRETQDAFAVASHKKAAAAWEDGFLAGEVAPMETEVIDQDGKWHKVVADKDDGPRPDTSVEALARLRPAFNPKGTVTAGNASPLTDGAAALVMMSKEKADELGLKPLGYYRAFQVAGVPPEIMGIGPVPAIRKLLAKTGLKIEDIDLFEINEAFSSQAKYCVDELGVDPAKLNIHGGALAIGHPLGVSGSRMTGTLLRSLEKVDGRYGIVSMCIGGGMGAAALFERVK, encoded by the coding sequence ATGCAAACAAAAGAAGCAGTCATCGTGTCCTACGCGCGAACCCCGTTCACACGCGCACACAAAGGATTCTTGAAAGATACTCGCCCCGACCATATGGCAGCACACGTCATCAAGGCCGCCTTGGAGCGCGCCCCGGGTGTGCCTTTGGACGCTATTGAAGACGTGGCCATCGGCTGTGCTATGCCAGAAGGCGAGCAAGGCATGAACGTGGCGCGTGTCGCCGCGATCCTGGCCGGTCTTCCCGATGTGGTCCCTGCCCTGACCGTCAACCGATTTTGCTCGTCCGGCGTACAAACCGTGAGCATGATCGCTGAGCGCATTATGCTTGGCCAAATCGACATCGGCATCGCTGGTGGTACGGAATCCATGAGCATGGTGCCGATGAGCGGCAACAAGTTCTCGTCGAGCCCGTTGGTCATGGAAGAGTACCCTGAGGTCTACACCCCTATGGGAACTACTGCCGAAAACGTGGCCACGAAGTTCAGTATCGACCGCGAAACTCAAGACGCATTTGCCGTAGCGAGCCACAAGAAGGCTGCTGCGGCATGGGAAGACGGATTCCTTGCGGGCGAAGTCGCCCCGATGGAAACCGAAGTAATCGACCAAGACGGCAAATGGCACAAAGTTGTTGCTGATAAGGACGACGGCCCACGCCCAGACACGAGCGTTGAGGCTCTTGCGCGGCTTCGCCCTGCTTTCAACCCAAAGGGTACAGTCACCGCTGGTAATGCGTCGCCGCTTACCGATGGTGCCGCTGCGCTCGTGATGATGTCCAAGGAGAAAGCCGACGAGCTCGGGCTTAAGCCTCTTGGCTACTATCGTGCATTCCAAGTCGCTGGTGTGCCACCGGAGATCATGGGAATTGGACCGGTTCCCGCTATCCGAAAGCTTCTTGCTAAGACTGGATTGAAGATCGAGGATATCGACCTTTTCGAAATCAACGAGGCCTTCTCGAGCCAGGCAAAATATTGCGTGGACGAGCTCGGTGTGGACCCCGCGAAACTCAACATCCACGGCGGCGCGCTCGCCATTGGCCACCCACTGGGCGTCAGTGGTTCCCGTATGACCGGAACGCTTCTGCGATCGCTTGAGAAGGTCGACGGGCGCTACGGCATCGTCAGCATGTGTATCGGTGGCGGAATGGGTGCAGCAGCACTCTTTGAGCGAGTGAAATAG
- a CDS encoding PAS domain S-box protein — protein METLEVIISTIEDESDGRAVANADGELVWTNAAFDSQSGGMKSLRQLPDPAVVSRLFDTMERGERFENICNFGRLRVYPVKEYFLVRMEPSPLLFKAFRKLAQSVPENIMVLDDQGVCVWANRPETQYAIGKTVSDFAPSEVKEAATEKFQHCLETGETFKSEPKWLVASDGVTRCYRAQWVPIEEDGRRFMCIVAIDVTEHVNDQEQLRESEERYRTLLHNSLDVICMYSADLTLQYITPNVVDHLGYEAEELVGKSLLDFVGPDDIREILTKVEDMNFNSDLPQTVEARVKRRDGDYSTMEARIRRVEAQGETLIFVNARDISVRRELEQMRQNLLRADKLASIGQLAAGVAHEINNPSAFISTNLFVLKEYAEKFIEMNRDLADFALKLDAEDREYYLNYLHENEIQDLLEDMIRMVDTNLEGMDRISHIVRELRLFSREGTEEAEVFDLNSAVETASSIVKNQIAPMGKLVVAFEDLPLVVGHKGKITQVLVNLLVNAAHAISQSTADRVVKVRTTTKEDCIVVEVSDTGPGIPEKFRNQIFEPFFTTKTPEQGTGLGLWLCKEIMKQSKGAIEFETSPRGTTFRLKFQPMPRPGQTAEVEAISGHRVLLIGQDLKKDGMKIGHKHGCVSTDSVDSAVEILKADDDFDLVIASEAAAGAEYVLAKRIERDFPSLHSKVVWAARDASVSDMIQERLG, from the coding sequence ATGGAAACCCTCGAAGTTATCATTTCGACCATTGAGGATGAGTCGGATGGCCGAGCTGTGGCAAACGCTGATGGCGAACTCGTCTGGACAAACGCGGCTTTCGACTCTCAAAGCGGCGGCATGAAGAGCCTCAGGCAACTCCCTGATCCCGCAGTTGTGTCGCGCCTCTTCGACACGATGGAGCGCGGCGAGCGTTTTGAAAACATCTGCAATTTTGGGCGGCTTAGGGTCTATCCGGTGAAAGAGTATTTCTTGGTTCGAATGGAGCCAAGTCCGCTTCTCTTCAAGGCGTTTAGGAAGCTCGCCCAGAGCGTGCCGGAAAATATCATGGTACTCGATGATCAGGGCGTTTGTGTTTGGGCGAACCGGCCAGAAACTCAGTACGCGATAGGCAAGACAGTCTCTGACTTTGCACCTTCTGAAGTTAAAGAAGCAGCGACCGAGAAGTTTCAACACTGCCTTGAGACGGGAGAGACATTTAAGTCAGAGCCTAAATGGTTGGTGGCGAGTGACGGTGTAACACGCTGTTATCGTGCGCAATGGGTACCGATTGAAGAAGACGGCCGCCGGTTCATGTGTATTGTCGCGATCGACGTGACCGAACATGTCAACGACCAAGAACAACTCAGGGAGAGCGAAGAGCGCTATCGCACGCTCCTGCACAACTCGCTGGACGTCATTTGCATGTACTCCGCGGACCTCACGCTGCAGTACATCACGCCGAATGTCGTGGACCATCTGGGCTACGAGGCTGAGGAGCTGGTCGGCAAGAGCTTGCTAGATTTTGTGGGCCCGGACGATATTCGCGAAATCCTCACTAAAGTTGAGGACATGAACTTCAATTCCGATCTGCCCCAGACTGTCGAAGCTCGGGTGAAGAGGCGCGACGGCGACTACTCTACGATGGAGGCGCGAATTCGACGTGTCGAGGCGCAAGGCGAAACGCTGATTTTTGTGAACGCGCGCGATATCTCGGTACGCCGCGAGCTGGAGCAAATGCGCCAAAACCTGCTTCGCGCTGATAAACTGGCATCCATCGGACAGCTTGCCGCAGGCGTCGCGCACGAGATAAACAACCCGTCAGCGTTCATCTCAACGAACCTCTTCGTACTCAAGGAATACGCTGAGAAGTTTATTGAGATGAACCGAGATCTGGCAGATTTCGCCTTGAAGCTCGATGCGGAAGACCGCGAGTACTACCTAAACTATTTACACGAAAATGAGATTCAAGATCTTCTGGAAGACATGATCCGCATGGTGGACACAAACCTTGAGGGCATGGACCGCATCAGCCACATCGTTCGCGAACTCAGGTTATTCTCCAGAGAAGGCACTGAGGAAGCGGAAGTCTTCGATTTGAACTCGGCAGTTGAAACGGCCTCGTCCATCGTCAAGAATCAAATCGCGCCGATGGGTAAGCTCGTGGTTGCCTTTGAAGACCTGCCCTTGGTGGTTGGCCACAAAGGAAAGATTACTCAGGTTTTGGTCAACCTGCTCGTAAACGCCGCCCACGCGATTTCGCAGTCCACGGCGGATCGAGTGGTGAAGGTTAGAACCACCACCAAAGAAGATTGCATCGTGGTAGAAGTCTCAGACACCGGGCCAGGTATCCCTGAAAAATTTCGAAATCAGATTTTTGAGCCATTTTTTACCACAAAGACGCCGGAGCAAGGCACCGGCCTCGGGCTCTGGCTCTGCAAAGAAATCATGAAGCAGTCCAAAGGGGCTATCGAGTTCGAAACGAGCCCGAGAGGAACCACGTTTAGACTCAAATTTCAGCCGATGCCGAGGCCTGGTCAAACCGCAGAGGTCGAGGCAATTTCGGGGCATCGAGTGCTCCTGATCGGACAAGATTTGAAGAAGGATGGCATGAAGATCGGGCACAAACACGGTTGTGTTTCCACGGATTCGGTGGACTCGGCCGTGGAAATTTTGAAGGCAGACGATGATTTTGATCTCGTGATCGCCTCAGAGGCTGCTGCTGGGGCCGAGTACGTGCTGGCTAAGCGTATTGAGCGTGACTTCCCCTCGCTGCATTCTAAGGTGGTCTGGGCGGCTCGTGATGCGTCCGTGTCAGACATGATCCAAGAGAGATTGGGGTAG